The following coding sequences are from one Salvia hispanica cultivar TCC Black 2014 chromosome 3, UniMelb_Shisp_WGS_1.0, whole genome shotgun sequence window:
- the LOC125209055 gene encoding uncharacterized protein LOC125209055, translated as MESYVEEALRAKANAEKKFVERDFIGARSYALKAQKMCPELDGISQMVATFGVYVASEAKAHGELDFYSILGLDPSAGKSKVKKQYKKMAVLLHPDKNRTVGADGAFRLVSEAWTLLSDTSKRSSYDQRRNLFAAGYSAGAGAYDNCSKFPPSHTRRDTFWTVCTSCHVQYEYLRKYVNKRLSCKNCRGVFVAVETGLSPINGAFPYSNYSYTPENGYASHGCGVSFVPKTTYHAPSGPTGHHTGHKPVSNISFQGNSSVDSVGVIGPNGLSTSSFVFYQTSGEAGVTKANGDHISRVNATVQMLSDGHSGFRDVSKPKRGRPAKKRIIDFGSSYTHAHEENHPTAAAEAKTATMNVSSETSSRRCSATPVIDTRQLLMERARSEIRKNLEKMRLASEAAAAEAEKRKAQAAVDKLNETAKVSQPELKRSASMSITVPDSDFHDFDKDRSEECFKPKQIWALYDEEDGMPRLYCLIREVISLNPFKIYISYLSSKSDSEFGAVNWLDSGFTKSCGSFRVFHSEMVEQVNIFSHVLSREKTGRGGCVRIYPRCGDIWAVYRNWSPDWNRTTPDEVRHEYEMVEVLGDYSEEKGVWVTPLVKLDAYKTVYQRNANTSAIRWIPRREMLRFSHQVPSCSLNIQGASNLPEGCWDLDPAATPDVLLRGESELVGNNANAEASPTECITAMELFLERMACGEGEFVPTKSIAKVLEELS; from the coding sequence ATGGAATCATACGTAGAGGAAGCTTTACGAGCTAAAGCCAATGCCGAAAAGAAATTCGTGGAGAGAGACTTCATTGGTGCGAGGAGTTATGCCTTAAAAGCTCAAAAGATGTGTCCTGAGCTGGATGGGATATCGCAAATGGTGGCCACTTTTGGAGTTTATGTAGCTTCTGAGGCTAAAGCTCACGGAGAACTTGATTTCTATTCAATTCTTGGACTGGATCCATCTGCAGGAAAGTCCAAAGTAAAGAAACAGTATAAGAAGATGGCAGTACTGCTCCATCCTGATAAGAACAGGACGGTTGGAGCTGATGGAGCATTTAGACTTGTATCTGAAGCGTGGACTCTTTTATCTGATACCAGTAAAAGAAGCTCCTACGATCAAAGGAGGAATTTGTTTGCTGCTGGGTACAGTGCTGGGGCTGGCGCTTATGACAATTGCTCCAAGTTTCCACCTTCTCATACAAGAAGGGATACGTTTTGGACTGTTTGTACGTCCTGTCATGTTCAGTATGAGTATCTTAGGAAGTATGTGAACAAGAGACTTTCTTGCAAGAACTGCCGTGGAGTCTTCGTAGCTGTTGAGACTGGGTTATCCCCAATTAATGGAGCTTTCCCATATAGCAACTACTCTTATACGCCTGAGAATGGTTATGCAAGTCATGGTTGTGGGGTTTCGTTTGTACCTAAAACTACATATCATGCGCCTAGTGGGCCCACGGGTCATCATACTGGACATAAGCCTGTTTCTAATATATCATTTCAGGGTAACTCGTCCGTGGATTCTGTTGGGGTCATAGGCCCTAACGGGCTGTCTACATCATCCTTTGTCTTTTATCAAACCAGTGGAGAGGCAGGCGTAACCAAGGCAAATGGAGATCATATTAGCAGGGTAAATGCTACAGTTCAAATGTTGTCTGATGGGCATAGTGGTTTCAGGGATGTATCAAAACCTAAGCGTGGTAGACCAGCAAAGAAGAGAATCATAGATTTTGGGAGCTCATATACTCATGCACATGAAGAAAATCACCCTACTGCTGCTGCAGAAGCAAAAACGGCCACAATGAACGTATCATCTGAGACTTCAAGTAGACGCTGTTCAGCTACCCCTGTAATTGATACCAGACAGTTGTTGATGGAAAGGGCAAGATCAGAAATCCGTAAGAACCTTGAGAAGATGAGGTTGGCTTCAGAAGCTGCAGCAGCCGAAGCTGAGAAGAGAAAAGCACAAGCTGCAGTTGATAAATTGAATGAGACAGCTAAAGTATCACAACCAGAACTGAAGAGAAGTGCTTCTATGTCAATAACGGTTCCAGACTCAGACTTCCATGATTTTGACAAGGATAGGTCAGAAGAATGCTTTAAGCCAAAACAAATATGGGCCTTGTATGACGAAGAAGATGGTATGCCTCGCTTGTACTGTCTTATTCGGGAAGTCATCTCACTGAATCCTTTTAAGATCTATATTAGCTACTTGAGCTCAAAATCAGACTCTGAATTTGGGGCAGTAAATTGGTTGGATTCTGGATTCACAAAATCTTGTGGAAGTTTTAGAGTGTTTCACTCAGAAATGGTTGAACAAGTGAACATCTTCTCTCATGTTCTGAGCAGGGAGAAGACCGGTAGGGGAGGGTGTGTAAGAATCTATCCAAGATGTGGAGATATATGGGCTGTTTACCGCAACTGGTCACCGGATTGGAACAGAACAACCCCAGATGAAGTGAGGCATGAATATGAAATGGTTGAGGTTCTTGGCGACTATTCGGAAGAGAAGGGTGTGTGGGTTACTCCCCTCGTAAAACTGGATGCATACAAGACCGTATATCAGAGAAATGCAAACACAAGTGCTATTAGATGGATCCCTAGGAGAGAGATGCTGCGATTCTCACACCAGGTTCCGTCTTGTTCGCTTAACATCCAAGGCGCTTCTAACTTGCCCGAGGGTTGCTGGGATCTCGACCCAGCTGCAACTCCAGATGTGCTTCTTCGAGGAGAGAGTGAACTTGTTGGAAATAATGCAAATGCAGAAGCAAGTCCAACTGAATGCATAACAGCAATGGAGCTATTCCTAGAACGAATGGCATGTGGTGAAGGAGAATTTGTTCCAACAAAATCAATAGCAAAAGTTCTAGAAGAGCTCAGTTAA
- the LOC125209056 gene encoding transcriptional adapter ADA2-like isoform X2 translates to MGRSRAASQPTADDPGQSRSKRKRTAQNVENTDSAPPGITDGKKALYHCNYCNKDISGKTRIKCVVCSDFDLCVECFSVGAEVFPHKSSHLYRVMDNLAFPLICPDWNADEEMLLLEGIEMYGLANWSEVAEHVGTKSRSQCIEHYNRVYMNSPCFPLPDMSHVMGKNKEELLAMAKENDETKKGATMSGEVDGKEASPFAARIKMEDQKKEGQTARSSSSISSEAGTIAGSSGAKMATGAGKRTSEKALSKDGLNVPKVEELHLDRSIGEKKPRTSDNEGVSMKELSGYNSKRQEFEIEYDNDAEQLLADMEFKETDTDAERELKIRILHIYSKRLDERKRRKDFILERNLLYPDPFERDLTMEEKELCHRYRVFMRFHSKEEHDELLRSVVEEQRILKRIEDLQEARAAGCRTACEAERFIEQKMKREFEENARRVKESSQAGTGGKYLQRINHQKGDQDTNSPRGGNKSPSVLDPVGKESSSNRRGFTGFDASDKWDVSGFIGADILSEAEKQLCVEIRILPAHYLNMLQTMSMRILSGNLTKKADAHVLFNVDPGKVDKVYDMLIKKGIAQV, encoded by the exons ATGGGACGTTCACGCGCCGCCTCTCAGCCCACCGCGGATGACCCTGGACAAAG TCGGTCAAAGAGAAAACGCACAGCTCAAAATGTGGAGAATACAGATAGTGCACCTCCTG GAATTACTGATGGAAAGAAGGCTTTATACCATTGTAACTACTGCAACAAAGACATTTCTGGAAAGACTCGGATCAAGTGTGTTGTATGTTCTGACTTCGACCTCTGTGTTGAATGCTTTTCTGTTGGCGCTGAGGTCTTTCCTCACAAAAGCAGCCATCTTTATAGAGTTATG GATAACTTAGCATTTCCCCTTATATGTCCTGACTGGAATGCAGATGAGGAGATGTTACTTCTGGAG GGCATTGAAATGTATGGACTAGCAAACTGGAGCGAAGTGGCAGAACATGTTGGAACCAAAAGTAGATCACAATGTATTGAACACTACAACAGGGTGTACATGAATTCCCCATGCTTCCCTCTTCCG GACATGTCCCATGTGATGGGGAAGAATAAAGAGGAACTCCTTGCAATGGCCAAAGAAAACGATGAAACTAAGAAAG GAGCTACTATGTCTGGAGAAGTTGATGGGAAAGAAGCGTCACCTTTTGCTGCAAGAATCAA AATGGAAGATCAAAAGAAAGAAGGTCAAACAGCACGTTCTTCCTCAAGCATCTCTTCTG AGGCAGGCACTATTGCAGGTTCCAGCGGTGCTAAAATGGCAACAGGGGCCGGTAAGAGGACATCTGAGAAAGCCCTCAGCAAGGATGGTCTGAACGTTCCTAAAGTGGAAG AGCTTCACTTGGACCGGAGCATTGGTGAGAAGAAACCGAGGACATCTGATAATGAGGGTGTTTCAATGAAAGAATTGAGTGGATACAATTCTAAGAGGCAAGAGTTCGAAATTGAGTATGACAATGATGCTGAGCAGTTACTGGCCGATATGGAATTCAAGGAGACTGATACTGATGCTGAGCGTGAACTGAAAATACGaattttgcatatatattcaaaacG GCTTGATGAAAGGAAACGTAGGAAGGACTTCATTCTGGAAAGAAATTTACTATATCCCGATCCTTTCGAGAGGGACCTTACAATGGAAGAGAAGGAACTGTGCCATCGGTATCGAGTATTCATGCGATTTCACTCCAAAGAGGAGCATGATGAGTTGCTGAGGAGTGTTGTCGAGGAGCAGAGAATTTTGAAGAGAATAGAAGATCTTCAG GAAGCTCGAGCTGCTGGTTGCCGCACAGCTTGTGAGGCCGAGAGATTCATTGAACAGAAAATGAAGAGGGAATTTGAGGAAAATGCCCGTCGAGTGAAGGAAAGTTCTCAGGCTGGCACTGGTGGCAAATATTTGCAGAGGATCAATCATCAGAAAGGAGATCAGGATACTAATAGCCCCAGGGGCGGGAACAAGAGCCCATCTGTATTAGATCCTGTTGGAAAGGAGTCCTCATCAAATCGTAGAGGATTCACTGGTTTCGATGCCTCTGATAAGTGGGATGTGAGTGGGTTTATAGGAGCTGATATACTCTCTGAAGCt GAGAAACAGCTATGTGTGGAGATTAGAATCTTACCAGCACACTACCTCAACATGCTGCAGACCATGTCAATGAGGATTTTAAGTGGAAACTTAACCAAGAAAGCCGATGCGCATGTCCTGTTTAACGTTGATCCTGGCAAGGTTGATAAGGTATACGATATGCTTATAAAAAAGGGGATTGCTCAGGTATAA
- the LOC125209056 gene encoding transcriptional adapter ADA2-like isoform X3, translated as MGRSRAASQPTADDPGQSRSKRKRTAQNVENTDSAPPVPGITDGKKALYHCNYCNKDISGKTRIKCVVCSDFDLCVECFSVGAEVFPHKSSHLYRVMDNLAFPLICPDWNADEEMLLLEGIEMYGLANWSEVAEHVGTKSRSQCIEHYNRVYMNSPCFPLPDMSHVMGKNKEELLAMAKENDETKKGATMSGEVDGKEASPFAARIKMEDQKKEGQTARSSSSISSGTIAGSSGAKMATGAGKRTSEKALSKDGLNVPKVEELHLDRSIGEKKPRTSDNEGVSMKELSGYNSKRQEFEIEYDNDAEQLLADMEFKETDTDAERELKIRILHIYSKRLDERKRRKDFILERNLLYPDPFERDLTMEEKELCHRYRVFMRFHSKEEHDELLRSVVEEQRILKRIEDLQEARAAGCRTACEAERFIEQKMKREFEENARRVKESSQAGTGGKYLQRINHQKGDQDTNSPRGGNKSPSVLDPVGKESSSNRRGFTGFDASDKWDVSGFIGADILSEAEKQLCVEIRILPAHYLNMLQTMSMRILSGNLTKKADAHVLFNVDPGKVDKVYDMLIKKGIAQV; from the exons ATGGGACGTTCACGCGCCGCCTCTCAGCCCACCGCGGATGACCCTGGACAAAG TCGGTCAAAGAGAAAACGCACAGCTCAAAATGTGGAGAATACAGATAGTGCACCTCCTG TTCCAGGAATTACTGATGGAAAGAAGGCTTTATACCATTGTAACTACTGCAACAAAGACATTTCTGGAAAGACTCGGATCAAGTGTGTTGTATGTTCTGACTTCGACCTCTGTGTTGAATGCTTTTCTGTTGGCGCTGAGGTCTTTCCTCACAAAAGCAGCCATCTTTATAGAGTTATG GATAACTTAGCATTTCCCCTTATATGTCCTGACTGGAATGCAGATGAGGAGATGTTACTTCTGGAG GGCATTGAAATGTATGGACTAGCAAACTGGAGCGAAGTGGCAGAACATGTTGGAACCAAAAGTAGATCACAATGTATTGAACACTACAACAGGGTGTACATGAATTCCCCATGCTTCCCTCTTCCG GACATGTCCCATGTGATGGGGAAGAATAAAGAGGAACTCCTTGCAATGGCCAAAGAAAACGATGAAACTAAGAAAG GAGCTACTATGTCTGGAGAAGTTGATGGGAAAGAAGCGTCACCTTTTGCTGCAAGAATCAA AATGGAAGATCAAAAGAAAGAAGGTCAAACAGCACGTTCTTCCTCAAGCATCTCTTCTG GCACTATTGCAGGTTCCAGCGGTGCTAAAATGGCAACAGGGGCCGGTAAGAGGACATCTGAGAAAGCCCTCAGCAAGGATGGTCTGAACGTTCCTAAAGTGGAAG AGCTTCACTTGGACCGGAGCATTGGTGAGAAGAAACCGAGGACATCTGATAATGAGGGTGTTTCAATGAAAGAATTGAGTGGATACAATTCTAAGAGGCAAGAGTTCGAAATTGAGTATGACAATGATGCTGAGCAGTTACTGGCCGATATGGAATTCAAGGAGACTGATACTGATGCTGAGCGTGAACTGAAAATACGaattttgcatatatattcaaaacG GCTTGATGAAAGGAAACGTAGGAAGGACTTCATTCTGGAAAGAAATTTACTATATCCCGATCCTTTCGAGAGGGACCTTACAATGGAAGAGAAGGAACTGTGCCATCGGTATCGAGTATTCATGCGATTTCACTCCAAAGAGGAGCATGATGAGTTGCTGAGGAGTGTTGTCGAGGAGCAGAGAATTTTGAAGAGAATAGAAGATCTTCAG GAAGCTCGAGCTGCTGGTTGCCGCACAGCTTGTGAGGCCGAGAGATTCATTGAACAGAAAATGAAGAGGGAATTTGAGGAAAATGCCCGTCGAGTGAAGGAAAGTTCTCAGGCTGGCACTGGTGGCAAATATTTGCAGAGGATCAATCATCAGAAAGGAGATCAGGATACTAATAGCCCCAGGGGCGGGAACAAGAGCCCATCTGTATTAGATCCTGTTGGAAAGGAGTCCTCATCAAATCGTAGAGGATTCACTGGTTTCGATGCCTCTGATAAGTGGGATGTGAGTGGGTTTATAGGAGCTGATATACTCTCTGAAGCt GAGAAACAGCTATGTGTGGAGATTAGAATCTTACCAGCACACTACCTCAACATGCTGCAGACCATGTCAATGAGGATTTTAAGTGGAAACTTAACCAAGAAAGCCGATGCGCATGTCCTGTTTAACGTTGATCCTGGCAAGGTTGATAAGGTATACGATATGCTTATAAAAAAGGGGATTGCTCAGGTATAA
- the LOC125214606 gene encoding heat shock protein 90-6, mitochondrial has product MHSLSRRSVTAVLRSGAARHRPIYSLQHHLSGESDPTKRWCSVLTTGGNIAIGATTSFNLRKGPLMGCRYETTAAASSPPPPAEKYEYQAEVSRLMDLIVNSLYSNKDVFLRELISNASDALDKLRFLAVTQPDLLKDSVDLDIRIQTDKDNGIITLTDSGIGMTRQELVDCLGTIAQSGTAKFLKALKDSKDSGADSNLIGQFGVGFYSAFLVAERVEVSTKSPKSDKQYVWESEANSSSYTIREETDPAKLIPRGTRLTLYLKHDDKGFAHPERVEKLVKNYSQFVSFPIYTWQEKGYTKEVEVDEEPTDANKDEQNETTEKKKKTKTVVERYWDWELTNETQPIWLRNPKEVTKEDYNEFYKKTFNDYLEPLASSHFTTEGEVEFRSILYVPSMTASGNDDMINPKTKNIRLFVKRVFISDDFDGELFPRYLSFIKGVVDSNDLPLNVSREILQESRIVRIMKKRLVRKAFDMILGISLSDDREDYMNFWRNYGKHMKLGCIEDRENHKRIAPLLRFFSSQSEEDVISLDEYVDNMKADQKDIYFIAADSVTSARNTPFLEKLVEKDIEVLFLVDPIDEVAIQNLKSYKDKNFVDISKEDLDLGDKDEDRDKVMKQEFGGTCDWIKKQLGERVASVQVSNRLRTSPCVLAAGKFGWSANMERLMKAQNVGDTSSFDFMKGRRVLEINPEHPIIKSLNEACKSSPNDADALKAIDLLYETALFSSGFTPESPAELGGKIYEMMNMALLGKWGSSTAAHSQQQVDATSVPETVEAEVVEPAEVNAAQK; this is encoded by the exons ATGCACAGCTTATCCAGGCGTTCCGTCACCGCCGTCCTCCGCAGCGGCGCTGCCCGCCATCGCCCCATTTATTCGCTCCAACATCATCTC TCCGGAGAGAGTGATCCAACAAAGAGATGGTGCTCTGTGCTGACAACTGGTGGAAACATTGCTATTGGTGCCACCACATCATTTAATCTGAGAAAAGGTCCTCTGATGGGGTGTCGGTATGAGACAACTGCTGCTGCCTCAAGTCCACCTCCACCAGCTGAGAAATATGAGTACCAAGCAGAG GTTAGCCGCCTCATGGACCTTATTGTGAATAGCTTATATAGCAACAAGGATGTATTTCTTCGCGAGCTTATCAG CAATGCAAGTGATGCATTGGACAAGCTGCGTTTCCTTGCTGTCACTCAGCCTGATCTTTTGAAGGATTCTGTTGATCTTGACATACGTATCCAGACGGACAAAGATAATGGAATAATTACACTTAC AGATTCTGGGATTGGCATGACTAGGCAGGAACTTGTTGATTGTCTTGGTACTATTGCACAAAGTGGAACTGCTAAGTTTTTGAAGGCTTTGAAG gatAGCAAGGATTCTGGTGCTGATAGCAATTTAATTGGTCAGTTTGGGGTGGGATTCTATTCAGCATTCCTTGTTGCTGAGAGG GTTGAGGTCTCAACGAAGAGCCCTAAGTCCGATAAGCAGTATGTATGGGAAAGTGAAGCAAACTCTAGTTCCTATACCATCCGAGAAGAGACTGATCCCGCTAAGCTTATTCCAAGGGGGACCCGTCTCACTCTATATCTTAAG CATGATGATAAAGGCTTTGCACATCCAGAAAGAGTCGAGAAGCTTGTTAAGAATTACTCACAATTTGTTTCCTTCCCAATTTACACATGGCAAGAAAAGGGATACACGAAAGAG GTTGAGGTTGATGAGGAGCCTACCGATGCTAACAAGGATGAGCAAAATGAGACAACCGAG aaaaagaagaagaccAAGACTGTAGTTGAACGATATTGGGATTGGGAGCTTACAAATGAGACACAGCCAATATGG CTGCGTAACCCTAAAGAAGTTACAAAGGAGGACTACAATGAGTTCTACAAGAAAACGTTTAACGATTATTTAGAACCCCTTGCCTCTTCACACTTTACGACTGAG GGTGAGGTGGAGTTTAGGTCTATCCTGTATGTGCCATCCATGACAGCCTCAGGAAATGATGACATGATCAACCCCAAGACGAAGAATATAAGGCTGTTTGTAAAAAGAGTATTCATTTCTGATGATTTTGATGGTGAATtg TTCCCACGGTATTTGAGCTTCATCAAGGGTGTTGTTGATTCAAATGATCTTCCTCTAAACGTCTCACGCGAAATCCTTCAAGAAAGTCGTATT GTTCGCATTATGAAGAAACGTCTGGTGCGCAAGGCCTTTGACATGATCCTCGGCATATCTTTGAGTGATGATAGAGAG GATTATATGAATTTCTGGAGGAATTATGGCAAACACATGAAATTAGGTTGCATCGAGGATCGTGAGAACCACAAACGCATCGCTCCGTTGCTTcgatttttttcatctcaaagCGAGGAGGATGTTATCAGCTTGGATGAGTATGTTGACAACATGAAAGCTGATCAGAaagatatttatttcattGCGGCGGACAGTGTAACTAGTGCAAGGAATACACCCTTCTTGGAGAAACTTGTCGAAAAGGATATTGAG GTTCTGTTCTTAGTGGACCCTATAGACGAGGTTGCTATCCAGAATCTGAAATCTTACAAGGACAAGAACTTTGTTGACATCAGCAAAGAAGATTTAGATCTGG GCGACAAGGATGAAGACAGAGATAAAGTGATGAAGCAAGAGTTTGGCGGCACTTGTGACTGGATTAAGAAACAATTGGGTGAGAGAGTTGCTAGTGTTCAAGTCTCAAACCGTCTCAGAACATCACCTTGTGTCCTTGCAGCTGGCAAGTTTGGCTGGTCTGCAAATATGGAAAG GCTTATGAAGGCACAAAATGTTGGTGACACATCCTCCTTCGATTTTATGAAAGGCAGGAGAGTTCTTGAAATCAATCCAGAACATCCTATCATCAAAAGTTTAAAT GAGGCTTGCAAGAGTAGTCCAAATGATGCAGATGCCTTGAAGGCCATTGATCTGCTGTACGAGACAGCTCTATTTTCCAGTGGTTTCACT CCTGAGAGTCCTGCTGAGCTTGGAGGAAAGATTTATGAGATGATGAACATGGCACTTTTGGGAAAGTGGGGTTCATCTACTGCTGCTCACTCTCAGCAACAAGTTGACGCCACATCTGTACCTGAGACGGTCGAAGCTGAGGTTGTTGAGCCTGCAGAAGTCAATGCCGCCCAAAAATGA
- the LOC125215039 gene encoding xanthotoxol synthase-like, whose protein sequence is MAMSLASNTICGVAFGKTYDDDEYEKKKLDKLVLEAQALMVSFYVSDHFKVFGFLDKLSGLSSRVETNFQELDSFYQQLIDDHLNPIPSSSSSGDPDIIDLMLKLKGEKPDSITWDQIKALLMNLFVAGTDTVAAAIVWTMTALMLRPDIMRKTQEHIREAVGRKDDGIMITEDELMKLPYLKAVVMEGLRLYPPAPLLYRTVEESHLVEGLQVEVGTKFIINGWAIARDPAIWEDPEEFVPERFLNVSDSDWEFKMLPFGGGKRRCPGMNMGMMSIHLALANLLYSFDWAGPPSAPPIDTDALPGLTMHKKNPLILVPTLPLS, encoded by the coding sequence ATGGCGATGTCCCTGGCCAGCAACACCATCTGCGGCGTTGCTTTTGGGAAAACCTACGACGATGACGAGTACGAGAAGAAGAAACTCGACAAGCTCGTGCTCGAGGCTCAGGCGTTGATGGTCTCGTTCTACGTCTCCGATCACTTCAAGGTGTTCGGCTTTCTCGACAAGCTCTCCGGCTTGTCGAGCCGGGTCGAAACCAATTTCCAGGAGCTGGATTCATTCTACCAGCAGCTCATCGATGATCATCTCAACCCCATTCcatcgtcttcttcttcaggTGATCCGGATATTATTGATCTCATGCTAAAATTAAAAGGAGAGAAGCCGGATTCGATCACGTGGGACCAGATCAAGGCGCTGCTGATGAACCTGTTTGTGGCTGGGACGGACACGGTGGCGGCCGCGATTGTGTGGACGATGACAGCTCTGATGCTGAGGCCCGACATCATGAGGAAGACGCAGGAGCATATAAGGGAGGCCGTGGGGAGAAAAGATGATGGAATAATGATTACAGAAGACGAGCTGATGAAGCTGCCGTATCTGAAGGCGGTGGTGATGGAGGGGCTGAGGCTGTACCCGCCGGCGCCGCTGCTGTACCGGACGGTGGAGGAGTCTCATCTTGTGGAAGGGTTGCAAGTTGAAGTTGGGACTAAATTCATTATTAATGGCTGGGCTATTGCTAGGGACCCCGCGATCTGGGAGGATCCCGAGGAGTTCGTGCCTGAGAGGTTCTTGAATGTGTCTGACTCCGACTGGGAGTTCAAGATGCTCCCGTTTGGAGGCGGGAAGAGGAGGTGCCCCGGGATGAATATGGGGATGATGTCGATACACCTCGCCTTGGCCAATCTTCTCTACTCGTTTGATTGGGCGGGGCCGCCCTCGGCCCCACCTATCGACACTGATGCCTTGCCCGGGCTCACTATGCATAAGAAGAATCCGCTTATTTTGGTCCCAACACTACCATTATCCTAG
- the LOC125209056 gene encoding transcriptional adapter ADA2-like isoform X1 produces the protein MGRSRAASQPTADDPGQSRSKRKRTAQNVENTDSAPPVPGITDGKKALYHCNYCNKDISGKTRIKCVVCSDFDLCVECFSVGAEVFPHKSSHLYRVMDNLAFPLICPDWNADEEMLLLEGIEMYGLANWSEVAEHVGTKSRSQCIEHYNRVYMNSPCFPLPDMSHVMGKNKEELLAMAKENDETKKGATMSGEVDGKEASPFAARIKMEDQKKEGQTARSSSSISSEAGTIAGSSGAKMATGAGKRTSEKALSKDGLNVPKVEELHLDRSIGEKKPRTSDNEGVSMKELSGYNSKRQEFEIEYDNDAEQLLADMEFKETDTDAERELKIRILHIYSKRLDERKRRKDFILERNLLYPDPFERDLTMEEKELCHRYRVFMRFHSKEEHDELLRSVVEEQRILKRIEDLQEARAAGCRTACEAERFIEQKMKREFEENARRVKESSQAGTGGKYLQRINHQKGDQDTNSPRGGNKSPSVLDPVGKESSSNRRGFTGFDASDKWDVSGFIGADILSEAEKQLCVEIRILPAHYLNMLQTMSMRILSGNLTKKADAHVLFNVDPGKVDKVYDMLIKKGIAQV, from the exons ATGGGACGTTCACGCGCCGCCTCTCAGCCCACCGCGGATGACCCTGGACAAAG TCGGTCAAAGAGAAAACGCACAGCTCAAAATGTGGAGAATACAGATAGTGCACCTCCTG TTCCAGGAATTACTGATGGAAAGAAGGCTTTATACCATTGTAACTACTGCAACAAAGACATTTCTGGAAAGACTCGGATCAAGTGTGTTGTATGTTCTGACTTCGACCTCTGTGTTGAATGCTTTTCTGTTGGCGCTGAGGTCTTTCCTCACAAAAGCAGCCATCTTTATAGAGTTATG GATAACTTAGCATTTCCCCTTATATGTCCTGACTGGAATGCAGATGAGGAGATGTTACTTCTGGAG GGCATTGAAATGTATGGACTAGCAAACTGGAGCGAAGTGGCAGAACATGTTGGAACCAAAAGTAGATCACAATGTATTGAACACTACAACAGGGTGTACATGAATTCCCCATGCTTCCCTCTTCCG GACATGTCCCATGTGATGGGGAAGAATAAAGAGGAACTCCTTGCAATGGCCAAAGAAAACGATGAAACTAAGAAAG GAGCTACTATGTCTGGAGAAGTTGATGGGAAAGAAGCGTCACCTTTTGCTGCAAGAATCAA AATGGAAGATCAAAAGAAAGAAGGTCAAACAGCACGTTCTTCCTCAAGCATCTCTTCTG AGGCAGGCACTATTGCAGGTTCCAGCGGTGCTAAAATGGCAACAGGGGCCGGTAAGAGGACATCTGAGAAAGCCCTCAGCAAGGATGGTCTGAACGTTCCTAAAGTGGAAG AGCTTCACTTGGACCGGAGCATTGGTGAGAAGAAACCGAGGACATCTGATAATGAGGGTGTTTCAATGAAAGAATTGAGTGGATACAATTCTAAGAGGCAAGAGTTCGAAATTGAGTATGACAATGATGCTGAGCAGTTACTGGCCGATATGGAATTCAAGGAGACTGATACTGATGCTGAGCGTGAACTGAAAATACGaattttgcatatatattcaaaacG GCTTGATGAAAGGAAACGTAGGAAGGACTTCATTCTGGAAAGAAATTTACTATATCCCGATCCTTTCGAGAGGGACCTTACAATGGAAGAGAAGGAACTGTGCCATCGGTATCGAGTATTCATGCGATTTCACTCCAAAGAGGAGCATGATGAGTTGCTGAGGAGTGTTGTCGAGGAGCAGAGAATTTTGAAGAGAATAGAAGATCTTCAG GAAGCTCGAGCTGCTGGTTGCCGCACAGCTTGTGAGGCCGAGAGATTCATTGAACAGAAAATGAAGAGGGAATTTGAGGAAAATGCCCGTCGAGTGAAGGAAAGTTCTCAGGCTGGCACTGGTGGCAAATATTTGCAGAGGATCAATCATCAGAAAGGAGATCAGGATACTAATAGCCCCAGGGGCGGGAACAAGAGCCCATCTGTATTAGATCCTGTTGGAAAGGAGTCCTCATCAAATCGTAGAGGATTCACTGGTTTCGATGCCTCTGATAAGTGGGATGTGAGTGGGTTTATAGGAGCTGATATACTCTCTGAAGCt GAGAAACAGCTATGTGTGGAGATTAGAATCTTACCAGCACACTACCTCAACATGCTGCAGACCATGTCAATGAGGATTTTAAGTGGAAACTTAACCAAGAAAGCCGATGCGCATGTCCTGTTTAACGTTGATCCTGGCAAGGTTGATAAGGTATACGATATGCTTATAAAAAAGGGGATTGCTCAGGTATAA